The following are encoded in a window of Pyrenophora tritici-repentis strain M4 chromosome 6, whole genome shotgun sequence genomic DNA:
- a CDS encoding palmitoyl-protein thioesterase 1 precursor translates to MLHLLPLSTLLLVTQTLAATSARTESKPLPLLIWHGLGDNYQADGLRSVGELANETNPGTYVYYIHIDEDAGSDRTATFLGNVTEQIAKVCDDIAEHEVLSKAPALNALGFSQGGQFLRGMIERCGERVKVKNLVTFGSQHNGIAKYQICKDGDWLCKGYIGLLKANTWGTWVQGHLVPAQYFKATDETTGEPTDEYLESSNFLADINNERVLKNVTYAKNLAALDNFVMYVFEDDTTVIPKESGWFAYTNTTSNEVTDLRDRDIYKEDWIGLKKLDQKGGLHFKTTKGGHMDLGDKVLKDVFEAYFSPAKAAWGGIVKEAQEAIEL, encoded by the coding sequence ATGCTTCATCTTCTACCGCTCTCGACTTTGCTTCTCGTAACACAGACTCTGGCCGCAACTTCCGCCCGTACCGAGTCCAAGCCTCTTCCTTTGCTCATATGGCATGGCCTAGGCGACAACTACCAGGCAGACGGTCTTCGTAGCGTCGGTGAACTCGCAAACGAGACAAACCCGGGAACCTATGTATACTACATCCACATTGATGAAGATGCCGGGAGTGACCGGACGGCGACGTTCTTAGGCAATGTCACAGAGCAGATCGCGAAGGTCTGCGACGACATCGCAGAGCATGAAGTCCTCTCCAAAGCACCAGCCCTCAATGCCCTGGGTTTCTCACAAGGCGGACAATTCCTGCGCGGAATGATCGAACGTTGTGGAGAGCGAGTAAAGGTCAAGAATCTGGTGACGTTTGGCAGCCAGCACAACGGCATCGCGAAATACCAAATCTGCAAGGATGGAGACTGGCTATGCAAAGGCTACATTGGCCTACTAAAAGCCAATACCTGGGGCACATGGGTCCAAGGCCATCTCGTCCCAGCCCAGTACTTCAAGGCCACCGACGAAACAACGGGCGAGCCTACAGACGAATACCTCGAATCCTCAAACTTCCTCGCCGATATCAACAACGAGCGCGTACTGAAGAACGTAACCTATGCTAAGAACCTCGCTGCGCTCGACAACTTCGTCATGTACGTGTTcgaggacgatacgacgGTCATACCAAAGGAAAGCGGCTGGTTCGCATACACAAACACTACCTCAAATGAGGTCACAGACCTGAGGGATCGCGACATCTACAAAGAGGACTGGATTGGGCTCAAGAAGTTGGACCAGAAGGGCGGTCTGCATTTCAAGACTACAAAGGGTGGACACATGGATTTGGGCGACAAGGTTCTAAAGGACGTATTCGAGGCCTACTTTTCGCCTGCCAAGGCGGCTTGGGGAGGTATCGTGAAGGAGGCGCAGGAAGCCATTGAATTGTAG
- a CDS encoding TT-ORF1 multi-domain protein, giving the protein MAKSKTLTKKAEKATEAPLTTKPTNGTPYQLDPSQVERAAKALVAHMKKHVEEKKESAPVKSLAADEDEPEEVDEPIFLSLSTKKQIGNTKSLKPVAMLVCPVS; this is encoded by the coding sequence ATGGCCAAATCAAAGACGCTGACCAAGAAGGCCGAAAAGGCGACCGAGGCGCCTCTTACCACCAAGCCGACAAATGGTACACCCTACCAATTGGACCCGTCGCAGGTCGAGCGCGCGGCCAAGGCGCTCGTTGCGCACATGAAGAAACATgttgaagagaagaaggagagtGCGCCAGTAAAGAGTCTGGCAGCTGATGAGGACGAGCCGGAAGAGGTGGACGAGCCCATCTTCCTCAGCCTGTCGACGAAGAAGCAGATTGGCAACACCAAGAGCTTGAAGCCTGTAGCCATGTTGGTTTGCCCCGTATCGTAG